AGTGACTCTGAGCAGCATGCAACAATCAAATGTAacaacaaatataaaaacaacagttgtaaaaatccacattaaaagataaatattataaaaatgaatatttatttatttaatcaaatttgtataaaAACACAAAAAGTTACTCTAGGCAGTGTACAACAATTTGTACAATAAcaagaacaatttccattgattctattttttatttgtataattTGGCCAAAGCCAATCTTGACATTTCCAAAGTATGTGGAAATTCATGTTCTTTGGGCTGAAAAGTGACATTGATCTCTTGATCAGAAACATGtgtgttccagaggtggtattcagccggtttggaccgattctcgcgaaccggtagcagaaatcttgagtagttcagagaaccagcaaatatcaccccTGGTTGTCCCTACCCTCCCGCCCCCACCGTTACCTACCACTACTTTCCCTTGTTTTTttgctcagctgatttgcgcggCAGAacggattgctgcgcctcagctgagtAAACAACagttcagctcaccagcgctgacatcAAGGGCGGTCTTTGAATGCTGCGCGCCTGCGAAGCAcgctctcatagaaccggtagaaaaagatttggaatcccaatGCTGGTGTGTTCAAATTCCTACAAAACTTCCTTCTGAGGTTCACAGGGTatcatggggtccttggtgttttctgagcttggtggtttttttttgcagatgttacaTTACCAAGCTAGATAATATAATCAGAGCTAGTactgatgatggtacctagtttggtaataaaacgtctgcaagaaaattttcaaactcagagagcaccaaggactctattGTTCAACCTGttctataaatattctcttccataGGTATGACAGGTTGTCCTTGTGACATCACTACTTCTTAGCCTCATGTACTTTAGAGATCAGTTATAATGATGAAACTGTATCAGCATGAAATCTTTAGAAGATAGATCTGACAAAATAAGAGAAATAAAATGTGACAGCCTATAAAGGGCCAACACAATCATACCTTTTTCCAGAAAGTAAAAGCTCAAATCCTTCACTGATCTTCTCAAAAGGCAATACATGAGATATTAATGCATCTGTATTAAATTTATGTTTCATATAATCCAAAACAAGTTGAGGGagagcatcttttaatttccaaCCTgggttttaaaagaaaacaaacagggATACTCATTGAGCTATTCATTTCTTGGCATAAAAGAACtgaaaatttaattatttttttttacaggatcACCAACATTGGTGTACCTATAATAAATTTGTCCTTCAAAATATTGAAATGATGCAATTGGATAACATTAGGCTGGTGAAAGGTGAACTGTAAGCATATTCTCCAATTATATCACAATACTTACAATGATAAATGCTGTTATACTACAAAGGGGTTAGtgtttattattcatttttcattataATGTCATTTCTTAAGAAAAATGTAGCTAATCTCAAGGtttgtcacaaagaagagcgtgtcaagctattctgcaaagcaccctAGGGCAGTATAAggagcaatgaatggaaactaatcaaggagagaagcaacctagaactaagaaggaatttcTTGAAACTTAgacaaattaatcagtggaacaacttacttccagaagttgtgaatgctccaacactggaagtttttaagaagagattggacaaccatttgtctgaaatggtacagggttttcttcctgagcagggggttggactagaagacctccaaggtcccttccaacattctattctattctattctattccattctattccattctattttattccattccattccattccattctccttcattctattccattccattccattccattcctaagaTATTGAGAATCTTGACCAAAACAGCATTCCTAACCAAAGCCTCCTACTCTCTGCTTAAATTCAGCAATGGAAAATGAGACAATTCAGAGGCTGAAACGAAGCAGATAGTAGATTTTTTACAAAAGTCAAGACAACTTTATATACTTTTATAACAAGCTGGACCAATCTGAAACTATATGCAGCAgaagtgagttcctaccggttcggccaggTTCGGCCgaatagagatttagagatttagagatttattaatatttgtaggccgcccttttccctgaggggactcagggcggctcacataaaataggggaaggggagatacagacattaagataagacatataataaaataataaacaacatacattcatcattcgggaggggaattatccttgtccccaggcctgacgggcgagccagttcttcaaggctgtgcggaaggcctggacggtggcgagggtgcgaatctctacggggagctcgttccaaagggtcggggctactactgagaaggccctcctccttgtagttgccagccgacactagatagtaactcggcctgccatgctcGCAAACTGGTTCTATCATCGGCACtgtcatctttattttctgttctgtgcatgcgcagaacaatcttcattgcaaaaatttactccccccccctttttaacatTGTGCGCACGTGCAGagctttttaggtgcaaatgcgcaccTAACCAGGAGTACTACTAGTAGTAACCCACCCGATATACAGTATCTTCATTTGAAAAATGAATCACATACACATACTGGTTAGAAGTATCTTATGACCCACATTAGCCAATACGTACCTCCAATCAGGCAGCCTACTAGTTTCCTTCCTGTGAGCAGGAGAGCAGGGTCAAAAGAGAGCTGTGATTTTGCAGGAGGTGCCCCCACCAGCACACACATCCCATGGCCCAGGTGGGAAGATGCAAGGGCGCTGACCTGTTTCAGACGCAAAGAAAAACAAGCTAAAGAATTCAAGTGAACAGACTGTAAGTTTTCCATGGATAGCTTGTACATAATCCTAGAGGTGTTGCttatataaaaaagagaataCAGCTATATCCAAGAGTGAGCAGGAGATCCTTAGTGCATCTGACTCAGCATTCGGAAACAAGAATTAAAGATGGACAGTAGATTCATTCAGATAATGGGGTTTGGTTGTTTGGATGGGTTAGCTGTCTTCCTTGCTAGAACAGGGTACCTCTTTCTCCTCacttctgatctaggcttccccaaaaagcacaatgCAGAGTCCTGATCCCGACAAAACCCTTtctattaaacgaatgtgaattcctctcattcagcattcagcaaggcctggcaaacagtctttcaaaggagtaattatgactacagaccttatctatcttggaaagctgccatgtaaatgaaAGACTGGGcccagagtctctgagattcacggacagatcttcacagtcGAAACAAATCTGAACGACTGAACGGTTTCctacaaaagcccactcccctttcgctcctcttttatagtctatggggggggggcaatcattTCCACTTGTGACTTTAATCCCacgtcaaccctgatttctgagttgttcttttcttctggcagctctgcacatgcacatactgggaacaggctccagctgttcctctgcctcactgctgtctagctcagtaagcacctgatcactgccagacggcctcggccccatctctgtctccaatgcagagcccttgtccgagccttccccagcctccaggactggcccatgctcctccccaaccttctcattgTCTGACTCTGGCAGGCCACAGCAACTTCTTTCTTTTACCTAGTGTCAAAATAtgggcagtacaggtagtccttgacttacaacagttcaacagcactgaaaaaagtgactcatgaccatttttttacacttatgactgttgcagcatccccttggtcacatgagcaaaagtcagatgcttggcaactgactcacattcacgacagttgcaatgtcccggacTCATGtaatccacttttgcgaccttctgacaagcaaagtcaatggggaatccagattcacttagcaaccatgttactaacttaacaaatgcaatgattcacttaacaactgcggcaagaaaagttgtaaaatggggcaaactcatttaacaaatgtttcacttagcaccATGAATTTTGGGTCActtgtggtcgtaacttgaggaacACTTGTATATACTTGTAATTGGAAAGACCAACCAATACATAACTTTGCTCATTTGTCCTCTGGGtaacagaagaggaggaggaggagaatgtgaTTATTTATAATCATAATCTCAGATGTGACTCACAGACACTACTACAAAGATACCAAAGTATGCATGTGTTGGACATATATTTAATGTTCACATTTTTTCctagaaaatagaaaaacattCCCCCCAAAAATAGAATATGTGACTCCAAGACACTAGAATATTTTCTGCTTGAATGTTAATCCTAATATCTGAAGGTGTTTTCTGCTACAAAATGGAAATTTGAACCTAAGAGATTATTGCTAACACAAATTACATACTTCTATGTCAGTGCGTCCAATCACTTCAAATGTATAATCCACACCAAGACCAGTCTTCTGCACAAGCACCTCGTGAATCGGCTTCTCAAAATCTCGGGGACAGAAGCATTCAGTGGCTCCTAATTCTTTGGCCTTCATAAATTTATCCTTGTTGATGTCAATCCCAAAAATCcgggatgctccagctgctttaCAACCTATGATCACAGACAAGCCAACACCTCCTAAGCCAAAGACAGCACAGGAAGAACCAGGCTCAACCTGAAAATTAATCACACAAAGAAGAATCTTGTGTTGGAAGACACTCAAACAAAACCAGGAGCTGGATGGATGAAGATGGCATGAGAACTAAGAAAACTTAGATTCTAGTCTTTAGAACAAAAAGGCAAACATGGACACAAAACTCAGAGTCACCTCAAACCACAAGATGcatctaaatttaataaataaaataactaaaacTGAGCAGAATGCAGTAAAAGTcattttagttaaaaaaaaagcaatggcaTAAAATCAACCAATGGACTATAACAAGAAGATTGGAATATATATGTAAGAAAACTAGGACTGGAAAGACTacagaaaatataatttattgcATGATGTTCAATAAATTGACAAGGGTGTTTGACATTACTTCTCTGTGTCCAAACTAGCAGCATGATATCCTTGCAACACTTGTGTGTTTAGACCCATGATTGAGTTTCCATGTTACAATAAGCCATTGTTTGCCACTCTGTTGTACTAAGTCATGAACCATGATTTACAAATCTTAATAATTGGATTCACAAGATATATCAAGCCAAAATAAAACAAGCCAGAGACTGACATCAAGTTAACCCATGGTTTACAGGTTAACACCATATTTACAATGTAAATCAATCACAATAGATCAAGATTACTCAAATCATAGTAGTTGTATTTATACCACAAGTTACAACAAAAGCCAAACAAATCAAGATTCATTTCCAGAAGATATGGAACAAACTCGTCTCCCAATCTATGCAGGAAGCATGAAGTTCCTCTTACCTTGGCACAATTGATGGCAGCCCCATATCCAGTTGAGAAGCCACAGCCAAAGAGACAAACTTTATCCAGAGGTGCATCATCGTCAATTCTTACAATAGATGCTTCAGGCATCACCGTGTACTCGGAGAAAGTGCTTATCCACAGGAAGTGATGAATCTGTTTACCCTGGCAGGTAAACCTGCTGGTTCCATCTGGCATCACACTCTGAAAAGCTTTATAAATGCTGTTTGAGGAGATTCAAGTTAGTTTTTTGTCAATAAACTGGATTGGTCAGAAATGGTCACTGTAactaaggggtgtcaaactcgatttcattgagggctgcatcagggttgtgtttgacctcaggggcaggggtgggcgtggccagcttgacgtcacttctGTCGGGGGTGACTGTGGCGGTCTGAGCATCCTGCCAGCGAAAAAGGgattcctgagctccattttcagccatgacggcttcctgcaactctctgccagcaaaaacagagcttgggtggGCCAcatatgccccccccccgccacgtTTTTACTGTCAGAGATGCTGCGGGCTGGtttttcgctgtttccagggtggccccatgggccttgagtttgacacccctgctctaactgGAAAACCCAAATAAGTAATATGTACAacaataaccaattttgttgtacttaagtacaatgacaataaagattatactataaTCTCAAACTTACTGGGATTTGAGACAGCAGTTTGCTTTTGGGCTCAAGCAGCAGTCGCATTGTCCGCACTGAGGAACACAGAGAGGAATGACTTTGTCACCTTGCAGGGAATAAAAATCAAGTCTTAATGTGAACTTTTGGGGATTAAAAATCTCACAGCATATTAATAATAGTTCAAGGAACCAATATTTAAGCTATACACACAGATAATAATTCCTAAGGTGTATTTCAGATCTTAGGTCATCACCGCTTTGCTATTCTTTAAAACagcttatatatttttttccaagtcaacagaggtggattcctaccagttcggactggttcggccgagtagatAGCAACTTGGCctaccacgcccccgaaccagttctattggcggCACCATAGGCAGCGCcagcttgttttttgtttctgtgcatgcgcagaagcttttctttactactgcgcatgcgcacaaagcACCCCTCctgaagcgcatccctgagcaatagcagaagccggaacccacccgtgGAAGTCAACTGTTAACAAAGTTTTTAAGTAGCtgcatctcccccctcccctccagccccTGAAAAGGCTCAGAAAAAAATGGGATGACTTCTTATTCATTTACAGTTTTCACAGCCTACCCATTAGAAGAGTTTGgatgaaatcagaggtggtattcagccagttctgacaggttctggagaactggtagcagaaattttgagtagttcggagaaccggcaaattggctggccctgcccccactgcctcccttactcccagctgatctttttttgtcctgaacaggagaacggagctggaaagcaggttaatggggtgaagagggaatggggattttgcagtatccttcccctgccacgcccaccaagccatgccaaccaagccacgccaggccacacccaccaagccacgcccacagaatcggtagtaaacatgtttgaatcccaccactggatgagatacaacaaattaaaaatataaaatagttcAGAATAATATTGGAACTCTTAAAAAAAGTTGGTAATGCATGGGCATTCTGGAGTAGATAATTCTATTGTGTATGAGCTGCAGCAGAAAAGGCATCCGTGGTTCATGACTCTAACcactaaggcaggggtctccatcAATACGCATCAAGTTCTTCCGAACAACCAACAATGTTGGAATACATACAGTGCAGTATATGTGTGCATTCAGGGCATGTGGCCTTTTGTAATTATTATCAAAAGAGAGTAAGGAACCTGATCCCTTTTGTATATTTCAAAATACAGATGCATCTTCAAAATTGCCTGAAATTCCTAGTACTGTACTATTCCAATGTGAATAATTTATCTATCTTATTCTTACCTGGTTTTACACAAGTGACTTCTGGCCCAATACTTTCAACGATGCCTGCGCCTTCATGGCCCCCAATAACAGGGTAGTCTATATTTGGAAAAAATCCTTTCCATACATGATCATCGGTCCGGCAGATCCCAGTGGCTACCATCTGTACGAATAAGAGTATGTCATCTCAACGCTTAGGTCCAACTCATATTTTTACCTAAAAAGCTTCACCAGACTCAAAGCCTATCTAATCCAGCATTCTCTTTGTACAGTGAATCCAGCAGATGCTTTGTGGAAGCCTTCAAAGAGGACATTCCCCCCAATCATAACACACAACAGTTATGCAGTTAAAGGAAAGAAGACTAAGGATTTTTAGTTTGCCTGGAGATCCCAAGAAAGAACACCAAATGTATTGATCTCTCTGTTGCACTTTTCAAAATGATTTGCTTTGGGTGTTATCAAAATTTGAACTGTGGTCTCATTAAAAACTAGATCTATCTATACTAGTTGTCATCTTCATTCTGGATGCAGAATATTCATTGATGCATAATCTgtcgttgacaggtaagatgttgtagcagacaaatTTGTGTACTGGGCTTAGATCATactgcagttccagattgtccaagctaaaaatttcaaatctggtggcatagggaattttattgtgagtagaggagtggagtactcttctcgtgaagtacctctggacccactcaatcgtattaatgCTCAATgcacagtgtggattccaggcagatgagctgtattcgagaattggcctggcaaaggttttgtatggccTAGTTAGCAacacaatgttaccggagaagaagctttgcaaaattaggttaacaactcttaatgcctttttggcaatgctgttacagggggctctggggcttagatcatttgagatgagtactccaaggtccttgacaaaATGGGGGTCGTCTATGAGGTCGTTTCAGTCCCACTTGCAtttgatgttctgattttttttttttttgccagtgtgtaggacagagcatttattagtcgagatttggagttgccaattgcgcGACCATTCAGACACATGGTCAAGGTTGCTTTGTAGAGTAGTGGTATTGTCAGTGGCTGGTCTTGTGGTATTtgtgtcttttcccgtgtaagattgagatcttacacgggaaaagacccgaatacaagaccagcatacctacacccgtgaaaatctacaaatacatacatacatacatacacacacacacacacacacacacacacactgttgcctttgttacatttgtgttgcattacacaatacacaaatgtaacaaaggcaacagtaaaaataatggctttctgtcgtgatggtctcttgtgatgagccgatagacagagaaaggaagcagtatgcttcctcccatatttgggcataccaggggttgtgacacacagacagacagacagatagatagagtgggtgtgtgggtgtctgtctgtctgtctatggaCCACCAATAATGTGATATAGTCAAGAACCTATTTCACAAACAGGTACCCAAGCACAAAAGGGAGGTCAAGAAACTGTACAGCAATACAAAACATTTATTCCAAAATGATTCTGAAGGGAAacccctttggaaaaaaaaaaagctaacaaGAAGTGGATGATTGATAGAGCAACCATCAACAGGAACATTTCGGATAGCAGCATGTTGGTTCACATCTTGTTTGTTATTTATGTTTTCCTAAGCATTAGCCTTTCCAGCAAGTCTCAATAGTTTTAGGTATTAAGATAACGGCCAATTTTTATTACAATAATAACTGATTCACTGCATTACCTTCACTCGAATTTCATGACTCTTTGGTGGTGCTACTTCTATCTCTTCAATCGAAAATGCCTTGCCTGGTTCCCAGATGATTGCAGCTTTACATTTAATCACCTGTGTATACATGGACCATCAAAAGAAGTCAGAGGAATGAGCAAATATATCCTCAGAATACACCTTGTAAGCCAAAGGAGGGACAAGAACTGTTAacccaggaaaggaaggaagttgaacctggcagagggttggaggaggctgtcacagctgaaaacggagctcagaagtctgttttctctggcagagcgctcaggccaccataggcgctcctgacacaagtgacatcaagataaccatgcccactctggccacggccaccccagtcccccaaggtcaaacacaaccctgatgcggccctcaatgaaatcaagttcgaCACCCCTGAATTACACTAATATTGGAGCAGTTAGTTTGCTGGTGACCCTGAGAAGTCAGAAAATTGAAGACAGCTTTTCTGGCATGGGGCATGAGGACACTATTGTTGATCTGCAAGCCAAAAGGAAGACAACTCAAATGGCAATCAAGACTACAAAATCTATGCTAGTTTTCTGCAGGGTTATAGATGGGCGAACACTTTAAGCAGTGGGAGGAGGGATGTCTCCTACTCATATTTATGCAGAATATTAACTGGGCTTTACTTTCAGCTAACTGTGTATACAATTGCAGCTTAATATTTGTAATCTGTAATGGGTTcaccaaaggaaaaaaagtgtTTATCAGAAAAGGTCTTGCCTTATGTTAGGAGATATGCTTGCAAATACAATATACAGAACTGCAACTAAACTTCCATGGAAAGATGTTCATAGAAACATGTTCACATACCAAGTAACTGAACTTGCAAAAATCAGAAACCAAGAAAAtgttttttagaaaaagaaaactgtACCTATTCCTATCTGGAAATACTACAGAACTTCCACCTGTTTGCCCAAAATTAGTTTGTAAATTTTAACTATGTAATTAATTATagatcagatcagaggtgggttgctgccggtttggctgaaccggtagcagcCCGGAGCAGCTGAGCGAACCGGtacggtggcttgtttggcccaccctgtttttttggcaaaaggcaaattgcgcacatgcgcacagcgtGCGGCACCTGTGCGAGCCTAAACAGTCAGCTGGTTGTCGCAAGGGTGGTGgattgcacatgcacgcacagcggGAGTCAGGCATGTGCACGAACAATGTGCGTGTGCATGatcagcgaaccggtagtgaaagtaagtgcaacccaccactggaccagataGATAAACAGACGGAAGTAGGTTGGTCAGTACATAAGTAAGTAGGTAAGTAATAACAGAGGTTTATTTACTTATAAACCAgtttgtgtagtggttaaggttccAGGCTAGTTACCAGGAGTCAAAAACAAATTTGAAGGCACACAACTGACACCAAAGAATCCATAGCATAAAGAGTAAAGGAATGTCTAACATGTACAGATATGTATGCATAGCAACTATTCCCagctttcatttcatttgtaCAATCTCTGTTCACATGTAAGAAATGGGTTTCCCTCACCCTGAGCACACATACATTGAGTTTGTCTCAAAATAGTTCTATTTTAAGTTTTACCAGAGTTTGCAAGTcataatattttacattttcataaTTTATTACTAAGTAAAAAAAAGCTACTGGAGAGTCTCGTACCATAAATGCAAAACAAACGAAAGTGGAAAAGTTTTCCCCATATTTAGATGAGCTTGTAAAGCCACAAAAAGAGATTCCAAGAGGGAGAAGTATTAGCTAAATACTGAATCCAAAGACTTTTGGCTGAAAACCCTGCTCTGAACATTACTCTGGAAataacacacacatgcacatatacacacactatTTTTGTTTACTCTTGGCACATTTCTCTTAAACGGCAGTGAGATTCAATTAGTTTTCtgcatggaagaaaaaaaataagattttattatttttataaataactcaaagctcAAGGTAGCAAACCTACTTAGGTTTCTTCTCCCGTCTATTTTCCatacaacaacagccctgtgaggtgaggTGAGTATGACTAgtccaaagcagaggtgggttcctaccggttcggattggttcagctgaacaggtagtaacttggcggtcTGAATTGCTGGAAGTGGCGGCatcccaggcctgccacgcccctgaaccggttctctcagttcatcttgtttttggcttctgtgcatgcacagaagcattttttagtactgcacatgcacgcatagcatgcatcaagcacatCCGTGCATGAAgggtccctgagcgaaccggcagtagcagccgccacaacccacccctggcccaaaGACACTCAGTTAGCTTTCAAACCTAAAGTGGGATTAAAgctcagagtctcctggtttttagaccGGTGTCTTccccattagaccaaactggctgtcaaTAATGTTGGTCTTCTGCATGGTAAAGAATAAAGGCTTGTCCACATTCACATCACCAAACTCTTTGAATGAAAATACTATCCACTTAAATGCAAACATGGTACAATATTTAAAGCCCTCCAAGGCGAAACTGCCCAATAACATATATGGGAACTAATACTTGTCCACAGGGCTTATTAGATGCTGCTGCTCCTGCTGTCATCCTGGAAATTCCTCAACAGAGCAAAATAGCAggaaacacaagaacacagtttTCTACCCCGTTCCAATACTATAGATTAGATTGTGATTCCATGGTCACTAACCAGCATCTCCAATGCAATCTTGAAATGACTCGAGAAAATCCAATATGTAGGAAGAAGATATCGTGAGTATATTAAATACTCCATAGATAGTACTAAGTCTTAGTACTGTAAGCACAAGACCGATTGGGTCAGCATTTTCCTGCCTAGAGTTCAGGTGAAAGCTAAGAATACTATACTCTAATAAAGCAACCAAATGACTATATGTTTTCTTACCCACGGCAGAATTTTAGCAGTCATTTTAACAATGCTCCAGAACGCTTAATTTTGTACTTGTCAGGCAGCTTTGCTTTTTGAATTCACAAGTGTTGAATGGTTCTTCAAGGCTGACCTTTGCAGAGTATATAGAACAAGTCAGCACTAGTGAAATTCACACAAGGCTCCATACGTTTTTATGGAGCACTTAATGCTTCCATTTTAGAAGTGGTCTAATAACCCTGTACA
The DNA window shown above is from Thamnophis elegans isolate rThaEle1 chromosome 9, rThaEle1.pri, whole genome shotgun sequence and carries:
- the LOC116513118 gene encoding alcohol dehydrogenase 1-like codes for the protein MATAGKVIKCKAAIIWEPGKAFSIEEIEVAPPKSHEIRVKMVATGICRTDDHVWKGFFPNIDYPVIGGHEGAGIVESIGPEVTCVKPGDKVIPLCVPQCGQCDCCLSPKANCCLKSHIYKAFQSVMPDGTSRFTCQGKQIHHFLWISTFSEYTVMPEASIVRIDDDAPLDKVCLFGCGFSTGYGAAINCAKVEPGSSCAVFGLGGVGLSVIIGCKAAGASRIFGIDINKDKFMKAKELGATECFCPRDFEKPIHEVLVQKTGLGVDYTFEVIGRTDIEVSALASSHLGHGMCVLVGAPPAKSQLSFDPALLLTGRKLVGCLIGGWKLKDALPQLVLDYMKHKFNTDALISHVLPFEKISEGFELLLSGKSIRSVLLF